The nucleotide window CGCAGTCGCGGCGTCGAGCGGCTTGAGCGTGACCGTCTCTTGGCTTCCGGCGATCGGCTCGAGCGTTCCCACAAACTCTTTGCCCGCGTCTGCAAGCACCCTTTGGCCGAAGAGATGTTTGATTCCGGCAATATCCATGGGGACACCACTTCGCCGAGCGTAGAACGACGCCCCGGTGCCCGAGGCGCCGTGCCGGAGCGTTCGGCGCGAGGCTAGGTGCGACCGGGAAAGAAAACTGCCGCGTGGCGATCTACTACTGGTGTGTTGCCGGGCTCTGGCTGCTCTTCGTGGCGGTTTGGATTATTTCGAGCCTCGGCGCAAAAACGAGCCTGCGCAGCCGCGCATGGGGGCGCGGGGTCCTGCTTCGCCTCATCGTCGTCGTGCTCGTTCTGGCTATGCTGCGGCTCCCGAATGTCTCGCACGGATTCCGCCACGCGACCTTGTACCTCGCGAACCGCAATGCTCCTCTGGGAATCGCGGGCGTCGCTCTCTGCGCGCTCGGCATCGGACTGGCAATTTACGCGCGGTTCTACCTCGGCTCGAACTGGGGCCTGCCGATGGCGCGCAAAGCGAACCCCGAACTCATAACCAGCGGACCGTACGCGTTCGTCCGTCACCCGATCTACAGCGGAATTCTACTCGCGATGGCCGGCTCGGCGCTGGCGGAGAGCATCACCTGGGTGCTGGCGCTGCCCATCTTCGGGCCGTACTTCGTCTACAGCGCGCGGGTCGAGGAGCGGACGATGGCAGAGGCCTTCCCCGCGCAGTATCCCGCCTACCGGGCCCACACGAAGATGCTGATTCCCTTCGTCTTTTAGGCTTC belongs to Candidatus Cybelea sp. and includes:
- a CDS encoding isoprenylcysteine carboxylmethyltransferase family protein, translating into MAIYYWCVAGLWLLFVAVWIISSLGAKTSLRSRAWGRGVLLRLIVVVLVLAMLRLPNVSHGFRHATLYLANRNAPLGIAGVALCALGIGLAIYARFYLGSNWGLPMARKANPELITSGPYAFVRHPIYSGILLAMAGSALAESITWVLALPIFGPYFVYSARVEERTMAEAFPAQYPAYRAHTKMLIPFVF